The DNA segment CATGAGCATCCCCTGCCTCCAGGGCCGAGGCATCCAGGTTCTGGAAATCAACCTGTATGACTTGTCCATTGAGCTGCTCAAGGCCCGGGAGGGCAGCAGTGAGGAAGGCAGCCTCTGGGATGACCTCCTTGCCATTGAGCAAGAGTCAGAGAAAGAGCAGCTGTTGGAAACTCTGCAGAACGTTTTGGGCATTGAGGAGTATCTGATCCCCGCTATTGGTGAGCGGCTGGTAGCTGCTGAGTACGACGTTTTATTCCTCTCTGGGATTGGTGAGGTGTTCCCCTATATCCGTTCACACAACGTGCTAAACAACCTGCAGAGCACTGCCAAGTCCAAGCCTACGATCATGTTCTTCCCCGGCGAGTACCGGTACTCGCTGGAACAGGGGGCTTCGCTGGAACTGTTTGGCTTGCTGCATGACGACAAGTACTACCGCGCATTCAACATTTTCGAGACTCAGGCCTGAGGAGCAGTAGATGGAACTCAACGGCATTTTCCTGAACCCCGTCAGCCGTCCTATTGAAGGGGTGATCAAGGCTGATGATGAAGCCAGCCTGTACAACGAGCTGAACGAGTATGTGCTGACCGACGAGGTCGCCAAGCGCCTGGAGCACTTCCTTGATGCTTACACCGACTATCACGGTGCCAACGGCGTATGGGTGTCTGGCTTCTTCGGGTCGGGTAAATCTCACTTGTTGAAGATGCTGGCGCTTCTGTTGGAAAACCGCCGCATCGATGGCTCTTCTGCCCTGGATATCTTCCAGCCCAAGATCCACGAGGACGATGCACTGCTGCGCAGTAAGCTCAAGCAGGCCGTTGCCATTCCTTCGAAGAGCATTCTGTTCAACATCGACCAGAAGGCCGACATCATCAGCAAGACGCAAATCGACGCCTTGTTGTCGGTCTTCGTGAAGGTCTTCAACGAGATGTGCGGCTACTTCGGCAAGCAGGGCTATATTGCCCAGTTCGAGCGTGATCTCGACAGTCGCGAACAGTTCCACGCCTTCAAGGACGCCTACCAGAGCATTGCCAAAAAGCCCTGGGAGCGCGGTCGCGAGCAGGCCTTACTGGAGTCCGGCAACATTGCCAAGGCCTATGCGCAGATCACCGGTGAAGATCCGACTCTGGCCAAGGGAATCCTCGACAAATACCGAACTCAGTACAGCGTCTCCATCGAGGACTTCGGTAACCAGGTCAAAGCCTGGCTAGACAAACAGCCGGCCAATTTTCGCCTGAATTTCTTCGTCGATGAGGTAGGCCAATACATCGCCGAAAACACCAAACTGATGACCAACCTGCAGACAGTCGCCGAAAGTTTGGCGACTAAGTGTCAAGGGAGGGCTTGGATCATCATCACCGCCCAGGAGGATATGAACTCCGTGCTCGGTGACATGAGCAAGCAGCAGAGTAACGACTTCACCAAGATTCAGGCTCGCTTTGCTAACCGTCTCAAGCTCACCAGCGCTGACGTGGCTGAGGTGATCCAGAAGCGTCTGCTGGCCAAGAACGATAGCGGTGTAGATCAGCTGAAAACCGTCTACGACCAGCAGTTCAACAACTTCAAGACCCTGTTCGAGTTCGCCGATGGTGGCCAGCATTACCAGAACTTCCGAGATCTGGAGCATTTCACCTACTGCTATCCGTTTGTGCCGTATCAGTTCCCGCTGTTCCAGTCGGCCATCCGCGGCATTTCTTTGCACAACGGCTTTGAAGGTAAGGCCAACTCGGTGGGTGAGCGCTCCATGCTCGGTGTCTTCCGCGAGGTGGCCATCGCCATTGATAACGAGCCGGTTGGGCAGCTGGCCACCTTTGATCGAATGTTTGAAGGCATTCGTGGCGCGCTGAAAAGTGCGATCCAGAGTGCGATCAACACTGCTGAGCATCACCTGGGTGATGAGTACGCTGTTCGTGTCCTCAAGGCTCTGTTCCTGGTCAAGTACGTCAAGGAGTTCAAGGCCACCCTGCGCAATCTCGGTGTGTTGATGCTGGAGCGTTTTGGCGAGGACGTGCCCGCCCAGCGCAAGAAGCTGGAAGCTGCACTCAACCTGCTTGAGCAGCAGACCTACATCCAGCGCAACGGCGATTTATATGAGTACCTCACGGACGAAGAGAAGGACATTGAGGAGGAGATCAAAAACACTGAGGTGGAGTCTGCGGACATCCTCAAGGAGTTGGAGGTCCTACTGTTTGATGGGGCAATCAAGCAGCGGAAGATCCGCTACGAGAACGGCCAGGATTACTCCTATACCCGCAAGATGGATGATCGGGTGCTCAGTCGGGAGCATGAGCTCACTATCCACGTCGTAACACCGCTCAGCGACAATTTCGACAATCTCACCGTGCAGCGCATGCAAAGCATGGGGCGTGATGAGCTGCGTGTCGTGTTGCCTGCCGATGCGCGTTTCATGCAAGACCTGACCATGTACAAGCGCACTGAGACGTACATTCGTCAGAACAGCAGCACTCAACAGGAGGCTGTCAAACGAATCCTCGACTCCAAGAGCTTCCAGAATACCGAGCGCCTTGCAGATATCCAGGAGCGTGCCAAGCACCTGTTGGCGGGTGCTCAGCTGATCATCAATGCTGCCGATATTGAAGCACCCAGTACCGATGGCCAGACACGAATTCTGAAAGGCTTCTATCAGCTCATCCAAATTACCTATCCGAACCTGCGCATGTTACGTGATGTGCCGTTCAGCGAGGCTGATATTGGCAAGTACTTGCGCCAGGGCCAGGAAGGGCTGCTGGGCAACGATGCTACCAGCCTGAGTGAGCCCGAACAGGAGCTATTGGCTTTTATTCAGACCAACGCTCGCAGTGGCGTTCGCACAACGGTCAAAAGCTTGCTGGAGCGCTTTGAGCGCAAGAGTTACGGCTGGTACTACGCCGCAATTCTCTGCAACCTCGCCCTGCTTTGCGCGCGAGGAAAGGTAGAGGTGCGTCAGGACAGCAATCCCCTGGAAGGGGATCTGCTGGAGCGCAGCCTGCGCAATACCAATGCCCATGCCACTTTAGTATTGGAACCGCAGATTGAGTTCAGCGCTTCCCAGGTGCGTGCGCTGAAGGATTTCTTCGCGGACTTCTTTGACCAGCCGGCCGGCAGCAATGAAGCCCGCGCTCTGGCGCGTGAAACTATAGACGCCATCAAGGAGCTGGAAATCGATCTGGCTGAATTGCACGGTCAGAAGGTGCAGTATCCCTTCCTCATTGCCTTGGACGGTGTGCTGGCGACCCTCAAGGAAATAGCTGCCAAGAATCCAGCATGGTTCCTGACGGAGCTCTCCCGCGCAGAAGATGCGCTGCTAGAGGCCAAGGAGCAGGTCATCGACCCAGTGCAGCGCTTTATGAAAAGCCCGCAGAAAGAGATCTATGATCAGGCGCGTCTGCTTGTACAGGAACAGCGAGATAATTTTGCCTACGTCGGCTCGGCTGAGGTTGACGTAATTCGAGCGGTACTCGCAGATGCAAAGCCCTGGCAAGGCAATCAACTTCAACAAGCTCGGCAGCAATTGGAGGCACTTCAGCTGGCCATTGCCAACCAACTGGCCAGCGAACAAAAAGCCAGTGAGGAGTTGCTAGATGAGCTAGAGCAACGCCTGCAAGGTGCTGAGGGTTACGAAGCCCTCGACGCGGGGCAGAAACAGCAGCTCTTAGCCCCTTTCGCACAGTCTAAGCAGCAGCTGAAAGGGCAGAAGCTCATTGCGGTCATTCGTGACCAGCGCAATCGTTTCGAGGACGAACAATACCCTCAGCTGTTGCTCAAGCTCGATCAGTTGGCGCGCCCGAAACCGGCCTCCTCGAAGCCGCCTGCGCAATATAACCGACCCGCGAGCGGTGACAAGCCAGGGGCTGACACGCCTGAACAGCCGAAGCTTGAAGTGGCGGAGCCTCGCATAGTGCAGTCCCGTCAAATAAAAGTCGGGTACGCAAAGCCCTGGTTGACCAGTGAAGCCGAGCTGGATGATTACCTGCAGAAGCAACGCGAGGCTTGGCTGAGGGAAATCCACGCCGGCAACCGGGTGCAGATTTGACACTGAATAAATACAACTGGCCTGCCCGATGCGAGGCTAAGTCTTTGGTCGTTCGGTTGAATGGCTGAGTGGGGGATTGATGGATACCAGCAAACTCAAGAAATTTGCCCAATATGCACGTCGCATCTTGCTTGATCAGGTGAGCGGCAAGTTGGATGTGGTACTGGCACCGCAAAGTGCTGCACGCCGTGAGCGAGCCCAGGTAGTGGCTGAGCTGGAAAAAGTGATTAGCAGCTCCGGTCGCGAGCATGTGGAAGAGCGGGTTGCCTACATCTGGTTCAACCGCTTCTGTGCCTTGCGCTTCATGGACGTAAACCGCTACACCCGCATTGGCGTGGTGTCACCGGCTGAGGGCCAGTTCCAGCCCGAGATCCTGGCTGAAGCCAAGATGGGGCATATTGACGAAGAGATGGTACCGAGCCAGGTTCGTCAGAAGATCCTGGATCTTCTAGCGGGGCGCGCACCTAGCAACGACGCTCAGGGCGAAGCCTACCGTCTGCTGCTTGTTGCAGCGTGCAACGCTTGGTACCAGGCAATGCCCTTTCTGTTCGAACGCATTGATGACTACACCGAGCTGCTGATGCCCGACGACTTACTTTCGGGCAATTCCATCCTGGCCTACACGCGCGAGGCCATGACGCCGGACGCTTGCGAAGACGTGGAAGTCATCGGCTGGCTGTACCAGTTCTACATCTCCGAGAAGAAGGACGCCGTCTTCGAGGGGTTGAAGAAGAACCAGAAGATCACCCCGGAGAACATCCCCGCCGCCACTCAGCTGTTCACCCCGCACTGGATCGTGCGTTACCTAGTGGACAACTCTCTGGGTCGTCTCTGGCTGCTCAACCGTCCTAACTCCCGGCTAGTTGAGCAGATGGACTACTACATCCCACCGGAGAAGCCAGAGGGTGATTTCCTCAAGATCACCGGCCCCGAGGACATCAAGGTCTGCGACCCTGCGTGTGGCTCCGGCCACATGCTCACCTACGCCTTTGACCTGTTATATGCGATGTACGAAGAGGAGGGCTTTGATCCGGCTGAGATCCCCGAGAAGATTCTCACCCACAACCTATTTGGCGTCGAGCTGGATGAGCGTGCAGGAGAGCTAGCTGCCTTTTCGCTCACCATGAAAGCCCGCACCCGCCAGCGGCGCTTCTTCAATAAAGGCGTCAAGCCCAATATCTGCATGCTGGAGAAGGTGAGCTTCAGCCGCGAAGAGCTGGACGAGTACATTGGCTTTGTCGGGCGTGACTTATTCACCTACGGCCTGCGCGAAACGCTGGAACAGTTCAGCGAAGCCGACAACTTCGGTTCGTTGATTGTGCCCAAGGTTGCTAATGTGGCCGATGTGCTGGACACGCTGGAGAGCAAGGACATGAGCAATAACCTGTTCCTGGCCGAGACACATAAAAAAGTGCTGATCGTTCTGCGCATGGCTGACGCCTTGAGTCCGCGCTACGCGGTGGTCGTAGCCAACCCACCTTATATGGGGGGCAAGGGGATGAATCCGCGCTTGAGCACTTGGGCTAAAGAGAATTTCCCGAGCAGCAAATCTGACCTGTTTGCGATGTTCATCGAACGCAACCTAGATCTGGCGGTGAAGGGCGGAGCTGTCGCCATGATCACCATGCAGAGCTGGATGTTCCTTTCCTCATTCGAGTCCCTGCGCAGTCGTATTCTGACTCAGCATACCATCCTCTCCATGGCGCATTTGGGGACACGGGCCTTCGATAGCATCGGTGGTGAGGTTGTTTCGACTACGGCCTTTGTGCTGGAAAATGCTCACAAGCCCGATTACCGGGGCGCTTACATGCGCCTGGTGGATGGCAATTCGGAATCGGAAAAGATGGAAATGATGGCCAAGGCCATCGTTCAAGGTAGGGTCGCATGATCGCCAATCTGCAGCTCAAGAACTTCACTGCCTTCACCGATCTGACCATTGACTTCTCGCCAGGCATCAACATCGTGCTTGGTGAGAACGGCACCGGCAAGACCCAGTTGCTCAAGGCCGTACTGGCGCTGAGCGCTCTAGAAGCCCGAGGAGAGCAGGCCGATGAGCAACTGGCCCGCAAGCTGTGTCGGCTCTACCACCCGCTCAGAGGGCAAGTGGGCGAGCTGCGTCGTGCTGGCACCCGAGGGAAGTCTGTACTCAAAAGCACCTTCGCAATGGAGCAAGTGATTACAGCCAAGTTCTATGGCAAGGACACCGTAGCCAATGTCACTGCTCCTATCGGGGGGGCGCCGGCCCCCGCCATCTTCATCCCGACCAAGGAGGTGCTGTCGCTGGTGCGTGGCCTGACGGCCGAGCAGCCCGACCTGCCCACCATCGAGCGCATCTTCGACGATGGCTACCTGGACCTGGCACGCCAGCTGGTTAGGGAAGGCGCCAATGACCTGAACGTCAAGGTTCAGCTTGACCCGAAGTTCGCCAACATCGTGCCCCGCCTGGCCAACCTGATCGGTGGTCAGTACCTGCTGGAAAACGGCCGCTTCGTGTTCGAGCCGGGCCGCTACGAAGAGAAGGACGCCGCCACGCGCAGCAAAGCGCAGCACGCGCAGATGTACCAGGACAGCACCGAGTGGAAGTTCGTGCCCGGCAGCAAACACCGCCTTTCCAGTGGCATGACGGCCGAGGGCTTCCGTAAGATCGGCGTTCTGCAGCGCCTGCTCAGCAACGGCAGTCTCAACCCCGGCACCTCCGGCCCACTGCTGTGGGATGAGCCCGAATCCAACCTTAACCCCAAGCTGATGAAGGATCTGGTGCTGGCCCTGCTGGAGCTGGCCCGCAACGGCCAGCAAATCATCCTCGCCACGCACGACTACGTGCTGCTCAAGTGGTTCGACCTGCTGATGGACAAGGGCAAAGGGGATCACGTGATCTTCCATCGTCTGTATCGCGAAGCTGGTAGTGACGACATTCTGCGAGAAAGCCAAGCGGACTACAGCATTGTCGGTCGCAGCGCTATCAGCAACACCTTCGCTGAGCTTTACGACGAAGACGTCAAGCGCGCATTGGGAGGCGAGTGATGCCGGCATACCGCGCTGAAGAAACCGCTGAGCTGCTGTTCGATTTCCCTGATGGATTGAGCTGGAGTGAGCTGGACAAACAAGGTGTCAAGCTGCCTGTGCGAATGAAGTTCGTCGACCTAGTGATCGAGCGCGATAAGGACATTCTCCTAGTCGAGATCAAAGATCCATCGCACTCGCGAAGCCAGGACAAGGACCGCAATGCATATCTGAAGCGGTTGGCTGACAACTCAGTCCTGTCACAGGAGCTAACACCCAAGGCACGTGACTCCTACCTCTATCTTCACTTGATGGAGCGCGACAGCAAGCCCTTCAAATATGTGGTGCTGCTCGGCCTGGATGCATTTGACCCAGATCTCCAGAAGGCACTCATGTTCGGTTTTAAGGACCGTCTGCTGTCAGATATCCGGGAGGAATCCTTCGAGGCCTGGAAACGTCAGCACATTGCAGACTGTATGGTGCTCTCGGTTGACTCATGGAATCATCAGTTTCCTGAGTGGCCATTGCGTCGTGAAGCGCCCATGGCTCGGCTCGTTCCGGAGGCGGCTATTCAGTGATCATTCTGCAAGATCTCGGCTTAGCCTATCGCAAAGCCAAGGTAGACCTGTACTAATCGGCCCATGCCTCGCTGGACGCGATTGCGGACTATGCGAGCGTGATGTGCTGCGAGTTACGGGCGGTTTGACCCGTTATTGCGTAGTCGGCGAAATTGACGTGCACGCGCTGCGCCAGTTCCAGGGCAGCCATCGCTCACCGGCCAAACCGTTCAAACCGGTGCCGGATGGATTTGAAATTGACTTTGGCCGCAAGGTATTGCCGGCGGGAGAGAAAGAGTGAGTGAGAGCCATAACAACAGTCACGAGCAGGGCATGGAGAAGTATTTTTTTCGGGCTTCTGCTGCAGACTTCAAGAAAATTCCAGGGGGGCCAGTCGCCTACTGGCTTAGCGACTTCGTATTGAAGGCATTCAACGAAGGCGAACCACTGCGCGCGTATTCAAAGGGCTCGACGGGCCTTCAGACTAGTGATAGTGCCACCTTCGTTCGATACGTTCATGAACCTTCCGCTTCATCTATCGGGGAGAAGTGGTTCCGTTTCGCCAAAGGTGGAGGATTCAGAAAATGGTTCGGCAACGTTGAGCATCTTGTCAACTGGGAGGATGATGGTCGTGAAATCAAGACTTACGTTGCAGACAAGTATCCATACCTAAAAGGCAATTACGCATTAGTAGTTAAAAATGAAAGTACATATTTTCAGGCAGGGCTGCTTACATCTCGCGTCACGTCTGGCAATCTTTCTTTCAGAGTGAAGGAAGTCGCCGAAATCTATGCAGATGCATGCACGGCAATATTCCCTAGCGATCCTGAATTTTTTCTATGTCTTCTTTCAACCAAGTTGCTTGGTATAATTCAAAGCTTGAATCCGACATTGAACTTCCAGGCAGGTGATATTGAAAAGTTTCCAATTCTTGAATCGGCTTTGGCGTTGGCAGATCGGTCAATAGCAAAGTCGTGCATCGCAATTTCCCGAACAGATTGGGACTCATCAGAAAGTTCTTGGGACTTCACCAGTCTCCCACTGTTACAACCCGACTATCGCCAGCCAACG comes from the Pseudomonas sp. RSB 5.4 genome and includes:
- the pglX gene encoding BREX-1 system adenine-specific DNA-methyltransferase PglX, which translates into the protein MDTSKLKKFAQYARRILLDQVSGKLDVVLAPQSAARRERAQVVAELEKVISSSGREHVEERVAYIWFNRFCALRFMDVNRYTRIGVVSPAEGQFQPEILAEAKMGHIDEEMVPSQVRQKILDLLAGRAPSNDAQGEAYRLLLVAACNAWYQAMPFLFERIDDYTELLMPDDLLSGNSILAYTREAMTPDACEDVEVIGWLYQFYISEKKDAVFEGLKKNQKITPENIPAATQLFTPHWIVRYLVDNSLGRLWLLNRPNSRLVEQMDYYIPPEKPEGDFLKITGPEDIKVCDPACGSGHMLTYAFDLLYAMYEEEGFDPAEIPEKILTHNLFGVELDERAGELAAFSLTMKARTRQRRFFNKGVKPNICMLEKVSFSREELDEYIGFVGRDLFTYGLRETLEQFSEADNFGSLIVPKVANVADVLDTLESKDMSNNLFLAETHKKVLIVLRMADALSPRYAVVVANPPYMGGKGMNPRLSTWAKENFPSSKSDLFAMFIERNLDLAVKGGAVAMITMQSWMFLSSFESLRSRILTQHTILSMAHLGTRAFDSIGGEVVSTTAFVLENAHKPDYRGAYMRLVDGNSESEKMEMMAKAIVQGRVA
- a CDS encoding AAA family ATPase, with the translated sequence MIANLQLKNFTAFTDLTIDFSPGINIVLGENGTGKTQLLKAVLALSALEARGEQADEQLARKLCRLYHPLRGQVGELRRAGTRGKSVLKSTFAMEQVITAKFYGKDTVANVTAPIGGAPAPAIFIPTKEVLSLVRGLTAEQPDLPTIERIFDDGYLDLARQLVREGANDLNVKVQLDPKFANIVPRLANLIGGQYLLENGRFVFEPGRYEEKDAATRSKAQHAQMYQDSTEWKFVPGSKHRLSSGMTAEGFRKIGVLQRLLSNGSLNPGTSGPLLWDEPESNLNPKLMKDLVLALLELARNGQQIILATHDYVLLKWFDLLMDKGKGDHVIFHRLYREAGSDDILRESQADYSIVGRSAISNTFAELYDEDVKRALGGE
- a CDS encoding DUF1788 domain-containing protein, which codes for MSRKISQQPLATRYEHLLGVISSRRFLEMKGLNNDLPFYICEFKAAEAVEMGRVRRQLVTRLANMSIPCLQGRGIQVLEINLYDLSIELLKAREGSSEEGSLWDDLLAIEQESEKEQLLETLQNVLGIEEYLIPAIGERLVAAEYDVLFLSGIGEVFPYIRSHNVLNNLQSTAKSKPTIMFFPGEYRYSLEQGASLELFGLLHDDKYYRAFNIFETQA
- the brxC gene encoding BREX system P-loop protein BrxC; this encodes MELNGIFLNPVSRPIEGVIKADDEASLYNELNEYVLTDEVAKRLEHFLDAYTDYHGANGVWVSGFFGSGKSHLLKMLALLLENRRIDGSSALDIFQPKIHEDDALLRSKLKQAVAIPSKSILFNIDQKADIISKTQIDALLSVFVKVFNEMCGYFGKQGYIAQFERDLDSREQFHAFKDAYQSIAKKPWERGREQALLESGNIAKAYAQITGEDPTLAKGILDKYRTQYSVSIEDFGNQVKAWLDKQPANFRLNFFVDEVGQYIAENTKLMTNLQTVAESLATKCQGRAWIIITAQEDMNSVLGDMSKQQSNDFTKIQARFANRLKLTSADVAEVIQKRLLAKNDSGVDQLKTVYDQQFNNFKTLFEFADGGQHYQNFRDLEHFTYCYPFVPYQFPLFQSAIRGISLHNGFEGKANSVGERSMLGVFREVAIAIDNEPVGQLATFDRMFEGIRGALKSAIQSAINTAEHHLGDEYAVRVLKALFLVKYVKEFKATLRNLGVLMLERFGEDVPAQRKKLEAALNLLEQQTYIQRNGDLYEYLTDEEKDIEEEIKNTEVESADILKELEVLLFDGAIKQRKIRYENGQDYSYTRKMDDRVLSREHELTIHVVTPLSDNFDNLTVQRMQSMGRDELRVVLPADARFMQDLTMYKRTETYIRQNSSTQQEAVKRILDSKSFQNTERLADIQERAKHLLAGAQLIINAADIEAPSTDGQTRILKGFYQLIQITYPNLRMLRDVPFSEADIGKYLRQGQEGLLGNDATSLSEPEQELLAFIQTNARSGVRTTVKSLLERFERKSYGWYYAAILCNLALLCARGKVEVRQDSNPLEGDLLERSLRNTNAHATLVLEPQIEFSASQVRALKDFFADFFDQPAGSNEARALARETIDAIKELEIDLAELHGQKVQYPFLIALDGVLATLKEIAAKNPAWFLTELSRAEDALLEAKEQVIDPVQRFMKSPQKEIYDQARLLVQEQRDNFAYVGSAEVDVIRAVLADAKPWQGNQLQQARQQLEALQLAIANQLASEQKASEELLDELEQRLQGAEGYEALDAGQKQQLLAPFAQSKQQLKGQKLIAVIRDQRNRFEDEQYPQLLLKLDQLARPKPASSKPPAQYNRPASGDKPGADTPEQPKLEVAEPRIVQSRQIKVGYAKPWLTSEAELDDYLQKQREAWLREIHAGNRVQI